Proteins encoded within one genomic window of Formosa agariphila KMM 3901:
- a CDS encoding cytochrome c oxidase subunit 3 — MDLTEGTLEEKTNRAKKTMLWFGIVSLIMSFAGWTSAFIVSSKRPDWLMDFQLPNAFLISTVLMLISSVTFYFAKKSLQKGNRQATTILLIVTLGLGFAFIFNQFSGFKEIIEAGYNFTGPTSNITMSYVYVIAIMHILHVIVGLICLIVVIYNHFKQKYSATKMLGFELAATFWHFVDFLWLYLFLFLYFFK; from the coding sequence ATGGATTTAACGGAAGGTACTTTAGAAGAAAAAACAAATAGAGCAAAGAAAACGATGCTTTGGTTTGGGATTGTATCCTTAATTATGTCTTTTGCGGGTTGGACGAGTGCATTTATTGTAAGTAGTAAAAGACCAGATTGGTTGATGGATTTTCAACTGCCTAACGCATTTTTAATTAGTACTGTTTTAATGCTAATTAGTAGTGTTACCTTTTATTTTGCAAAAAAATCACTTCAAAAAGGAAATAGACAGGCCACAACTATATTATTAATTGTTACTTTAGGTTTAGGGTTCGCGTTTATTTTTAATCAGTTTTCAGGGTTCAAAGAAATCATAGAAGCAGGATATAATTTTACTGGACCAACAAGTAATATTACCATGTCTTACGTGTATGTTATCGCTATAATGCACATTCTACACGTAATTGTTGGGCTTATCTGCCTGATTGTTGTAATTTATAATCATTTTAAACAAAAGTATAGTGCCACGAAAATGCTTGGCTTTGAACTCGCAGCGACCTTTTGGCATTTCGTAGATTTCCTATGGCTTTACCTCTTTTTGTTTTTATATTTCTTTAAATAA
- the cyoE gene encoding heme o synthase, with translation MSSTHPSEKTYSIISDFKEITKMRLSISVVFSSLTGYLLGVETVDIKTLVLLAFGGYFMVGASNAYNQIIEKDLDILMDRTKNRPVPAGRMSVNTAFIIATAFTILGIIVLYTINPKTAMFGAISIFIYTCLYTPLKTKTPLSVFVGAIPGAIPFMLGWVAATNSFGIEPGVLFMWQFFWQFPHFWAIGWFLFDDYKKGGFFMLPTGKRDKGTAVQIIMYTVWTIIVSIIPAFGFTGRLFLTPLAAVIVFLFGLVMLYYAILLFKKMTAVAAKQLMLASVSYITLIQIIYVLDKFLR, from the coding sequence TTGAGTAGTACACACCCGTCTGAAAAGACATACTCCATAATTTCAGATTTTAAAGAAATCACAAAAATGCGCTTATCTATAAGTGTCGTGTTTTCTTCATTAACTGGATATTTACTTGGTGTGGAAACTGTAGATATAAAAACGCTAGTGTTATTAGCTTTTGGAGGCTATTTTATGGTTGGTGCATCTAATGCATACAATCAAATCATTGAAAAAGATTTAGATATTTTAATGGATCGGACTAAAAATCGTCCAGTGCCTGCAGGACGTATGTCTGTAAATACAGCGTTTATAATTGCTACTGCATTTACAATTTTAGGTATTATAGTGTTATACACCATAAATCCAAAAACAGCAATGTTTGGGGCCATTTCAATATTTATTTATACCTGTTTATATACGCCATTAAAAACTAAAACACCGTTATCTGTATTTGTAGGTGCTATACCTGGAGCTATACCATTTATGTTAGGTTGGGTTGCTGCAACAAATAGTTTTGGTATTGAACCTGGTGTGTTATTTATGTGGCAGTTTTTTTGGCAGTTTCCTCATTTTTGGGCAATTGGGTGGTTTTTATTCGACGACTATAAAAAAGGAGGCTTTTTTATGTTGCCAACTGGTAAACGAGACAAAGGAACAGCAGTACAAATTATTATGTATACCGTTTGGACAATTATTGTTTCAATAATTCCAGCTTTTGGATTTACAGGACGGTTATTTTTAACACCATTAGCTGCCGTTATTGTATTTTTATTTGGGTTGGTAATGTTATATTATGCTATTCTGTTATTTAAAAAAATGACTGCAGTAGCTGCAAAACAACTAATGTTAGCCAGTGTGTCTTACATTACACTTATTCAAATTATATACGTACTAGATAAATTTTTAAGATAA
- the gcvH gene encoding glycine cleavage system protein GcvH, which yields MNIPSELKYTKDHEWVKIEGDVATIGITDFAQSELGDIVYVEVETLDETLAIEEVFGTVEAVKTVSDLFLPLSGEIIEFNDTLEDEPELVNSDPYESGWMIKLKFSNPDELETLLSDADYKALIGA from the coding sequence ATGAATATTCCATCAGAATTAAAGTACACTAAAGACCACGAGTGGGTTAAAATTGAAGGCGATGTAGCAACCATAGGTATTACAGATTTCGCGCAAAGCGAATTAGGAGATATCGTTTACGTGGAAGTTGAAACTTTAGATGAAACTTTAGCAATAGAAGAGGTTTTTGGAACTGTTGAAGCTGTAAAAACAGTATCAGATTTATTTTTGCCTTTATCTGGTGAAATTATCGAATTTAACGACACTTTAGAAGACGAACCAGAATTAGTTAATTCTGATCCTTATGAAAGTGGATGGATGATTAAACTTAAATTTAGTAACCCAGACGAGCTTGAAACATTATTGTCTGATGCAGATTATAAAGCCCTAATTGGTGCTTAA
- the sov gene encoding T9SS outer membrane translocon Sov/SprA, whose protein sequence is MNTTHFQAINFTLKTSIVCFVLFLVSASSFAQIAPVTEQDSIKTGHSLGRINMGNPASIVSRYTYDAFTDRYIYTESVGEFNINYPIILTPREFEELVQAENLKTYYKQKIDAFDGKKLGTEDGKKNLLPEFYVNSSFFESIFGGGTVEVIPQGSVEMDLGVLFSKQDNPAFSPRNRSNFSFDFDQRISLSLLGKVGTRLQVTANYDTQSTFDFQNLVKLEYTPTEDDIIQKIEVGNVSMPLNSSLITGAQSLFGVKTQLQFGKTTITGIFSEQQSETNTVISQGGGTLEEFELFARDYDENRHFFLAQYFREKYDTALSNYPYINTNVQITRIEAWITNRNNTTDNVRNIVAFQDLGESNPELIGSAVNVFASPAAYPDNGNNGYDPTSIGQGNSQLTSAIRDVATVQSGILVGGTSEGNDYAKLENARKLTQGSEYTLNTQLGYISLNSRLSSDEVLAVAFQFTVGGKVYQVGEFANDGVDATGIDNSNSDQTVVTNNNLVLKLLKSPITSVNQPVWKLMMKNIYSTGAYQLSQEDFKLNIFYTEASPLNYITPVGGDFGTDFNGEPIQEVPLLRLFNFDKLNYNGDPQAGGDGFFDYEENITVISSNGQIVFTKVEPFGEYLFDILDIPTDAENYEDPNTYNANQKKYVFNELYEVTKTKALDYAEKNKFQLIGRYSSSGGDGISIGAFNVPRGSVTVTAGGRVLVEGIDYTVNYQLGQVQILDEALKASDTPIQVSTENNSVFGQQTKRFMGFNVDHQFSDNFVLGATLLNLSERPITQKANYSNEPINNTIFGFNGNYSTEVPFLTRLVNKLPNIDTDVPSNVSVRGEFAYLKPGSPKGTDFDGEATAYVDDFEVSQTAISLLSQQSWFLSSRPLDLNVAGNPNEDENGIQNGYQRAMLNWYTIDPIFYTSQRPSDMSDNDMSGLYTSRVFIQELFPQQGIAQGQSTVINTLDLAYYPDERGPYNFEPNSSNGTIPNPDDSWAGITRSLTTTDFEQSNVEYIEFWLQDPFQENESNPGGKLVFNLGNISEDVLKDGRKQYENGLPKDGATELLTTTAWGTVVPQNQALVYAFDSQGDERTNQDVGYDGYNDAQEAAIFGSEFGPDPANDNYTYFLNTNGDIFQRYKQYNGVEGNSPETFTDTNRGSTTLPDVEDINRDNTMNTIDSYYEYELDLTPQNLPDNPADIGNIPESNPLSEYIKDIKVEPRALPNGQSTNVRWYQFRIPVESDNAKAVGGISDLRSVRFARMYLKEFEEATVFRFGTLDLVRSDWRRYTLALDKDDVTPDDPETDFSVGVISTLENDGIYQSPPDVEPEELYNNNTVIEQDEQSLVVEICNLEEEDSRAVYKNIDIDMRQYKRIRMFVHAEDDGATGLTDYPVAFIRMGNDVTQNYYQIEIPLKTSEGSSREALWPEENEINLAIELLQEIKSIGLADGSLSNEDPTFYDVIGDELSLVTDQYSGYVLGQHRIGIKGNPNFGDIRTLMLGVKNGSRSKQCGVFWFNELRLSDMDNEGGWAAVLSVDSNIADFANVSAAGRQSTAGFGTIEQGPSERSLEDVVQYDLVTNVNLGQLLPKKWGVQLPFNYGISEEKITPKYDEYYQDLELDAILNNTNNKDSVLNVNENYTKRKSINFIGVRKIRTGEAKPHFYDVENFTFNYSFNKVEHRDFEIENSVDKTVRLGANYAYNFTPKTIEPFKKNDSLFTGKYWKILKDFNFNYLPTTFTVSSNFLRSYNKQRYREVELSQGNIGLEDLYRRNYTFDFQYTFSYNLTRALQINFTTSKNNIVRNYFKDNIINGEQDSSLDVFDGFLDIGDPNRQYQQLGINYELPLYKIPFLSFLQATYGYTGDFQWQKGSDLYGDLSIDGQTYDLGNSIQNANTHNLNASMDMNTFYKYIGLVKKPAVRSAPSRNPQAAGGPRNEVQTSSKSNAWVNAGIDLVTMVKRIQLNYQENNGTYLPGYLETPGFLGTIQPTFGYTIGSQSDIRQLAARKGWLTVYDNFNEQYTEIHNKQLDISANLEPTKDLKIDLIFNRLYSETLTENFVVNQINNNYEYQALTPSTYGNFNISTLMIKTAFGKSDETTSQAFDDFRANRLKISRRLAQRAGVDMSNPDNFEGGDVNGYVLGFGKTSQAVLLPAFLSAYQGVDANDVSLGAFRNVPLPNWDLKYTGFMRMAWFKKNFKRFSVGHGYRSSYTINQFATNLDYNGIDYSDDYLDQPDDVLNQSGDYKSENLYSNINLTEMFSPLIRLDFEMNNSVKILAEIQKDRLLSLSFDNNLMTEIIGNEYILGLGYRIKDVRMKSKLAGPNKTIVSDINMKADVSLRENKTIIRYLDLENNQITSGQTIWGLKYTADYAFSKNLSAIFYFDYSFSEYAISTAFPQTTLRSGLTLRYNFGN, encoded by the coding sequence TTGAATACAACCCACTTTCAGGCTATTAATTTCACATTAAAAACTAGTATTGTTTGCTTTGTACTTTTTTTAGTAAGTGCTAGCTCATTTGCTCAAATTGCTCCTGTAACCGAGCAAGATAGTATTAAAACAGGCCATAGTTTAGGACGTATTAATATGGGTAATCCTGCAAGTATTGTGTCTAGATATACGTACGATGCTTTTACAGATCGGTATATTTACACAGAGTCTGTGGGCGAATTCAATATTAATTACCCTATAATTTTAACACCTAGAGAGTTTGAAGAGTTGGTGCAAGCCGAAAATTTAAAGACGTACTACAAGCAAAAAATCGATGCATTCGATGGAAAAAAATTAGGAACAGAAGACGGTAAGAAAAATTTACTTCCAGAATTTTATGTCAATTCAAGTTTTTTCGAATCTATTTTTGGAGGTGGTACCGTAGAAGTTATTCCTCAAGGTTCGGTAGAAATGGATTTGGGAGTTTTATTTTCTAAACAAGACAATCCAGCATTTTCACCAAGAAATAGAAGTAATTTTAGTTTCGATTTCGACCAACGTATTAGTTTAAGTTTACTTGGTAAAGTGGGGACACGCTTACAAGTTACCGCTAATTACGATACACAATCTACCTTCGATTTTCAGAATTTAGTAAAATTAGAATACACACCTACAGAGGACGATATCATTCAGAAAATTGAAGTTGGTAATGTTAGTATGCCTTTAAACAGTTCGTTAATTACGGGAGCACAAAGTTTATTTGGTGTAAAAACACAATTACAATTTGGGAAAACAACAATTACCGGTATTTTCTCTGAGCAGCAGTCCGAAACCAATACCGTTATTTCTCAAGGTGGAGGAACGTTAGAGGAATTTGAATTATTTGCTAGAGATTACGATGAAAACCGTCACTTTTTCTTAGCGCAATATTTTAGAGAAAAATATGATACGGCCTTATCAAATTATCCATACATAAATACTAATGTTCAAATTACCCGTATTGAAGCTTGGATTACCAATAGAAACAATACAACCGATAATGTTAGAAATATAGTCGCTTTTCAAGATTTAGGGGAATCTAATCCCGAATTAATTGGTTCTGCGGTTAATGTTTTTGCAAGTCCTGCTGCGTATCCAGATAACGGAAACAACGGTTACGACCCTACAAGTATTGGTCAGGGTAATTCGCAATTAACATCGGCTATTCGAGATGTGGCAACAGTACAGTCAGGGATTTTAGTAGGAGGTACTAGCGAGGGAAACGATTATGCTAAATTAGAAAATGCTAGAAAACTTACCCAAGGCAGTGAATATACTTTAAATACACAATTGGGATATATCTCTTTAAATTCTCGATTAAGTAGCGACGAAGTTTTAGCCGTTGCATTTCAGTTTACTGTAGGCGGTAAAGTGTATCAAGTTGGAGAGTTTGCTAACGATGGTGTAGACGCTACAGGAATTGATAATAGTAATAGTGATCAGACTGTAGTTACTAATAATAACCTGGTTTTAAAATTACTTAAAAGTCCAATTACTTCTGTAAACCAGCCGGTTTGGAAGTTAATGATGAAAAACATTTATAGTACTGGCGCATATCAATTAAGTCAGGAAGATTTCAAATTAAATATATTTTATACCGAAGCATCACCATTAAACTATATCACACCCGTTGGTGGCGATTTTGGAACAGATTTTAACGGAGAACCTATTCAGGAAGTCCCTCTTTTACGTTTATTTAATTTTGATAAACTGAATTACAATGGTGATCCCCAAGCTGGTGGAGATGGATTTTTTGATTACGAAGAGAACATTACTGTAATCTCCTCAAATGGTCAAATTGTATTTACCAAAGTAGAACCTTTTGGAGAGTATTTATTCGACATATTAGACATTCCAACAGACGCAGAAAATTACGAAGATCCTAATACTTATAATGCCAATCAGAAAAAGTATGTCTTCAATGAATTATACGAAGTCACAAAAACAAAGGCTTTAGATTACGCCGAAAAGAATAAATTCCAATTAATAGGTCGCTATAGTTCTTCCGGAGGTGATGGAATTTCTATTGGCGCATTTAACGTACCAAGAGGATCTGTTACAGTAACGGCTGGAGGTCGAGTTTTAGTAGAAGGTATAGATTATACCGTGAATTATCAATTAGGTCAGGTTCAAATTTTAGATGAAGCTTTAAAAGCTTCAGATACCCCAATACAAGTATCTACAGAAAATAATTCTGTATTTGGTCAGCAAACCAAACGTTTTATGGGATTCAATGTGGATCATCAGTTTAGCGATAATTTTGTCTTAGGAGCAACGTTATTAAATTTAAGCGAACGACCAATTACTCAAAAAGCTAATTATAGTAATGAGCCTATTAACAATACAATTTTTGGATTCAACGGAAACTATTCTACCGAAGTACCATTTTTAACACGCTTAGTTAATAAGTTACCTAACATAGATACCGATGTGCCATCTAACGTATCTGTTAGAGGGGAATTTGCATATTTAAAACCAGGATCGCCTAAAGGAACCGATTTTGACGGGGAAGCAACTGCATATGTAGATGATTTTGAAGTGTCTCAAACAGCCATATCGTTATTGTCGCAACAATCGTGGTTCTTATCGAGTAGACCTTTAGATTTAAATGTGGCAGGAAACCCTAACGAGGATGAAAATGGGATTCAAAACGGTTACCAACGTGCCATGTTAAACTGGTATACTATAGACCCCATATTTTATACAAGTCAGCGTCCTTCAGATATGTCGGATAATGATATGTCAGGATTGTACACCAGTCGTGTATTTATACAAGAATTATTTCCTCAACAGGGTATTGCTCAAGGGCAATCTACAGTGATTAATACTTTAGATTTAGCCTACTATCCAGATGAGCGCGGGCCTTATAACTTTGAACCAAATTCTAGTAATGGAACCATCCCAAATCCAGATGATAGTTGGGCAGGGATAACACGGTCTTTAACCACTACAGATTTCGAACAATCTAATGTTGAATATATTGAATTTTGGCTTCAAGATCCATTCCAAGAAAACGAATCGAATCCAGGAGGTAAATTGGTTTTCAACTTAGGAAATATTTCTGAAGACGTCCTGAAAGACGGTAGAAAGCAATATGAAAATGGATTGCCAAAAGATGGTGCTACAGAGTTGTTAACCACTACAGCTTGGGGTACGGTTGTGCCGCAAAACCAAGCATTAGTCTATGCGTTCGATAGTCAAGGCGACGAGCGTACAAATCAAGATGTAGGTTACGATGGGTATAACGATGCACAAGAAGCTGCAATATTTGGAAGTGAATTTGGTCCAGATCCAGCAAACGATAATTATACATATTTCTTAAATACAAACGGAGATATATTTCAACGTTATAAGCAATATAACGGTGTAGAAGGGAACTCTCCAGAAACCTTTACAGATACCAACAGAGGTTCTACAACATTACCAGATGTAGAAGATATTAACCGTGATAATACTATGAATACCATAGATAGTTATTACGAATACGAGTTAGATTTAACACCTCAAAACTTACCAGATAACCCGGCCGATATTGGAAATATTCCAGAATCTAATCCGTTAAGTGAATATATTAAAGACATTAAAGTAGAGCCAAGAGCTTTACCAAACGGGCAATCTACAAATGTGCGTTGGTATCAATTTAGAATTCCTGTTGAAAGCGATAATGCTAAAGCTGTTGGAGGTATAAGCGATTTAAGATCTGTGCGTTTTGCACGTATGTATCTTAAAGAATTTGAAGAAGCTACAGTATTCCGTTTTGGAACTTTAGATTTAGTAAGAAGTGATTGGAGACGCTATACATTAGCTTTAGATAAAGACGATGTAACTCCAGATGATCCTGAAACCGATTTCTCTGTAGGTGTTATTAGTACACTAGAAAATGATGGAATCTACCAGTCACCTCCAGATGTAGAACCAGAAGAATTATATAACAACAATACCGTTATCGAGCAAGATGAACAATCTTTAGTGGTAGAGATTTGTAATTTAGAGGAAGAAGATTCTAGAGCTGTATATAAAAACATCGATATAGATATGCGTCAATACAAACGCATCCGTATGTTTGTCCATGCCGAAGATGATGGGGCAACAGGTTTAACCGACTATCCTGTGGCTTTTATACGAATGGGGAACGATGTTACTCAGAACTATTATCAAATAGAAATTCCTTTAAAAACAAGCGAAGGTTCTTCTAGAGAAGCACTTTGGCCAGAGGAAAACGAAATAAATTTAGCAATAGAATTACTTCAAGAAATTAAATCTATTGGACTTGCTGATGGATCTTTATCTAACGAAGACCCTACATTTTACGATGTAATAGGAGATGAGTTGAGTTTGGTAACCGATCAATATAGTGGTTATGTTTTAGGTCAGCACCGTATAGGAATTAAAGGGAATCCAAATTTTGGAGATATTAGAACCTTAATGTTGGGTGTTAAAAATGGTTCTAGAAGTAAACAATGTGGTGTATTTTGGTTTAACGAATTACGTTTGTCCGATATGGACAACGAAGGTGGTTGGGCTGCTGTTTTGAGTGTAGATTCTAATATCGCAGATTTTGCAAATGTAAGTGCTGCAGGACGTCAAAGTACAGCCGGATTTGGTACTATAGAACAAGGACCTAGCGAACGTAGTTTAGAAGATGTGGTACAATACGATTTGGTAACCAATGTAAACTTAGGGCAATTACTTCCTAAAAAATGGGGTGTGCAACTTCCGTTTAACTATGGTATAAGCGAAGAGAAAATTACACCTAAATACGACGAGTATTATCAAGATTTAGAATTAGATGCTATTTTAAATAATACCAATAATAAAGATTCTGTTTTAAATGTAAACGAAAATTATACCAAGAGAAAGAGTATTAATTTTATTGGTGTTAGAAAAATTAGAACAGGCGAAGCAAAACCTCATTTTTACGATGTAGAGAATTTTACGTTCAATTACTCGTTTAATAAGGTAGAACATCGCGATTTTGAAATTGAAAATTCTGTTGATAAAACCGTACGTTTAGGAGCCAATTATGCTTATAATTTCACGCCAAAAACTATAGAACCTTTCAAGAAAAACGATTCCTTGTTTACAGGTAAATATTGGAAGATTTTAAAAGATTTCAACTTTAATTATTTACCAACAACGTTTACAGTTAGTTCAAACTTTTTAAGAAGTTATAATAAACAACGTTATAGAGAGGTCGAGCTGTCTCAAGGGAATATTGGTTTAGAAGATTTATATAGACGTAACTATACGTTCGATTTTCAGTATACCTTTAGTTATAATTTAACCCGAGCGCTTCAAATAAACTTTACAACATCTAAAAACAATATTGTTAGAAATTATTTCAAGGATAATATTATAAACGGAGAACAGGATTCTTCCTTAGATGTTTTCGATGGTTTTCTAGATATTGGAGACCCGAATAGACAATACCAACAATTAGGAATTAACTATGAATTACCATTATATAAAATTCCATTTTTAAGCTTTCTTCAAGCGACTTACGGTTATACTGGAGATTTCCAATGGCAAAAAGGTTCCGATTTATATGGCGATTTAAGTATTGATGGACAAACTTACGATTTAGGAAATTCTATTCAGAATGCAAATACCCATAATTTAAATGCTTCTATGGATATGAATACATTCTATAAGTATATTGGGTTAGTTAAAAAACCAGCTGTAAGGAGTGCGCCATCAAGAAACCCACAAGCTGCAGGCGGACCTAGAAACGAAGTCCAAACAAGTAGTAAAAGTAATGCTTGGGTTAATGCAGGAATTGATTTGGTAACTATGGTAAAACGTATTCAGCTTAATTATCAAGAAAATAATGGTACATATTTGCCTGGGTATTTAGAAACTCCTGGATTTTTAGGAACCATTCAACCAACATTTGGTTATACAATAGGAAGCCAAAGCGATATTAGACAATTGGCGGCCAGAAAGGGTTGGTTAACTGTTTACGATAATTTTAATGAACAGTACACAGAAATTCATAATAAACAATTAGATATTTCGGCGAATTTAGAGCCAACAAAAGATTTAAAAATTGATTTGATTTTTAATCGATTATATTCAGAGACTTTAACCGAAAACTTTGTGGTTAATCAAATTAACAACAATTATGAGTATCAAGCTCTAACACCAAGTACGTATGGGAATTTTAACATATCTACCTTGATGATAAAGACGGCTTTTGGAAAGAGCGATGAAACAACTTCGCAAGCGTTTGATGATTTTAGAGCCAATAGATTGAAAATATCTAGACGTTTAGCACAACGTGCCGGTGTAGACATGTCTAATCCAGATAACTTTGAAGGTGGCGATGTAAACGGATATGTATTAGGGTTTGGTAAAACAAGTCAGGCGGTATTATTACCTGCGTTTTTATCGGCTTATCAGGGTGTAGATGCTAACGATGTTAGTTTGGGTGCGTTTAGAAATGTACCATTGCCAAACTGGGATTTAAAATATACAGGGTTTATGAGAATGGCGTGGTTTAAAAAGAATTTTAAAAGGTTCTCTGTTGGTCACGGGTACCGTTCTTCTTACACCATTAATCAATTTGCGACAAATTTAGATTATAACGGAATAGATTATTCAGACGATTATTTAGATCAACCAGACGACGTTCTAAATCAGTCTGGCGATTATAAAAGTGAAAACCTATACAGTAACATCAACTTAACAGAAATGTTTAGTCCTTTAATTCGTTTAGATTTCGAGATGAATAACTCTGTTAAAATACTAGCCGAAATTCAAAAAGATAGATTACTATCTTTAAGTTTCGATAATAATTTAATGACAGAAATTATTGGTAACGAATATATTTTAGGTTTAGGATATCGTATCAAAGATGTTCGTATGAAATCGAAATTAGCAGGGCCTAATAAAACGATAGTTAGCGATATTAATATGAAGGCAGACGTGTCTTTAAGAGAAAATAAAACTATAATTAGATATCTAGACTTAGAAAACAATCAGATCACTTCTGGGCAGACTATTTGGGGTTTAAAGTATACCGCAGATTATGCGTTTAGTAAGAATTTGTCAGCTATATTTTATTTCGATTACTCGTTTTCTGAATATGCTATTTCAACAGCATTTCCGCAGACCACATTACGTTCTGGATTAACGTTACGTTATAATTTCGGGAATTAA
- a CDS encoding energy transducer TonB — MEPKKNPKANVSRNSALYFAIGLAIMLALTNFAINYKTYDKEAIDIGMISMDEEMEEEIPITEQLKTPPPPPPPPAAPEVIEVVKDEVEIEETVIESTETSQEEEIAEVEEVVVEEVEEDVEVPFSIIENVPVFPGCEKGNNAEKKKCMSEKISKFVGKNFDTNLAGELGLSGRQRINVIFKIGKDGNITGVRARAPHPKLEQEAARVINKLPKMKPGMQRGKAVIVPYSLPIVFQVQD, encoded by the coding sequence ATGGAACCTAAGAAAAACCCTAAAGCGAATGTTTCTCGAAACAGTGCTTTATACTTTGCGATTGGTTTAGCAATAATGTTAGCCTTAACTAATTTCGCAATTAATTACAAAACTTACGATAAAGAAGCAATCGATATCGGAATGATTAGCATGGACGAAGAAATGGAAGAAGAAATTCCAATCACCGAACAGCTAAAGACTCCACCACCTCCACCGCCGCCACCAGCAGCACCGGAAGTAATCGAAGTTGTAAAAGATGAGGTTGAAATTGAAGAAACTGTAATTGAGTCTACAGAAACTAGTCAGGAAGAAGAAATTGCTGAAGTAGAAGAAGTAGTTGTAGAAGAGGTTGAAGAAGATGTAGAGGTTCCTTTCTCAATTATTGAAAATGTACCAGTTTTCCCAGGATGTGAAAAGGGAAATAATGCAGAGAAGAAAAAATGTATGTCTGAGAAGATTTCTAAATTTGTTGGAAAAAACTTTGACACTAACTTAGCAGGAGAATTAGGATTATCAGGAAGACAACGTATCAACGTAATCTTTAAAATTGGTAAAGATGGTAATATTACAGGTGTACGTGCTAGAGCACCACACCCAAAATTAGAGCAAGAAGCGGCTCGTGTAATTAACAAATTACCAAAAATGAAGCCTGGTATGCAACGTGGAAAAGCGGTAATTGTACCTTACTCACTTCCAATTGTATTCCAAGTACAGGATTAA
- a CDS encoding VanZ family protein encodes MLKKQLLLPAALLYTAALTTLSLVNLGGITAGSPKNSDKVFHFLAYCLLCLSWYLVFKYGYKWPQTKSLLVTGTVSISFGVLIEYLQGTLTETRQFDVLDIFANSAGVILTLLVLAINNKTKYKKI; translated from the coding sequence GTGCTTAAAAAACAGTTATTATTGCCTGCAGCATTGCTGTATACCGCCGCTTTAACAACACTAAGTTTAGTTAATTTAGGAGGCATTACAGCAGGAAGCCCAAAGAATAGCGATAAAGTGTTTCATTTTTTGGCATATTGTTTGTTGTGCTTATCATGGTATTTAGTATTTAAATACGGTTATAAGTGGCCTCAGACAAAATCGCTGCTAGTTACAGGGACTGTATCTATAAGTTTCGGGGTATTAATAGAATACCTTCAAGGTACGCTTACAGAAACTCGTCAATTTGATGTTTTAGATATATTTGCAAACAGTGCAGGTGTTATTTTAACACTCTTAGTCTTAGCGATTAATAATAAAACTAAATATAAAAAAATATAA